A region from the Falco peregrinus isolate bFalPer1 chromosome 19, bFalPer1.pri, whole genome shotgun sequence genome encodes:
- the NABP2 gene encoding SOSS complex subunit B1, with protein MTREGRGMGGASSLPPPGTRLLLLLHCYWSEKRHVLRPRRADWPPEVAAGNFRECPRRRRSGRAPAGTMSTETLVKDVKPGLKNLNLIFIVLETGRVTKTKDGHEVRTCKVADKTGSINISVWDDVGNLIQPGDIIRLTKGYASVFKGCLTLYTGRGGDLQKIGEFCMVYSEVPNFSEPNPEYVAQQSQSKGAQNESVSPAASQTSQGPPAAPPAPDSQNGNGLSPGGPAHPPSAPAHPPSGRITRSQPGHPGPAAGPVSNGKETRRSSKR; from the exons ATGACCCGCGAGGGGCGGGGCATGGGCGGGGCTTCCTCCTTACCGCCCCCTGGGACCCGCCTTCTTCTGCTATTGCACTGCTATTGGTCAGAGAAGAGGCACGTCCTCCGACCCCGGCGCGCTGATTGGCCGCCTGAGGTGGCGGCCGGCAACTTCCGGGAgtgcccgcggcggcggcgctccGGCAG GGCCCCCGCCGGCACCATGAGCACCGAGACGCTGGTGAAGGACGTGAAACCGGGGCTGAAGAACCTCAACCTCATCTTCATCGTGCTGGAGACGG gcCGGGTGACGAAGACGAAGGACGGGCACGAGGTGCGGACCTGCAAGGTGGCCGACAAGACGGGCAGCATCAACATCTCGGTGTGGGATGATGTGGGGAACCTCATCCAGCCCGGCGACATCATCCGCCTCACCAAGGG GTACGCGTCTGTCTTCAAGGGCTGCCTGACCCTCTACACGGGGCGCGGGGGTGACCTGCAGAAGATTGGCGA GTTCTGCATGGTCTACTCCGAGGTGCCCAACTTCAGCGAGCCCAACCCCGAGTACGTGGCGCAGCAGTCGCAGAGCAAAGGG GCCCAGAACGAGAGCGTGAGTCCGGCTGCTTCACAAACCAGCCAGGGCCCCCCCGCAGCACCCCCAG CCCCCGACAGCCAGAACGGGAATGGGCTGAGCCCGGGGGGCCCCGCGCACCCCCCCAGCGCTCCCGCGCACCCCCCCAGCGGCCGCATCACCCGCAGCCAGCCCGGCCACCCCGGCCCTGCCGCCGGCCCCGTCAGCAATGGCAAGGAGACGCGGAGGAGCAGCAAAAGATAA